The window ACGTATACTTTAGTTTCTATAGCTGAaaattccattttcaaaatcaTTCTGATTGCCTACATGTGGTATGAGcaatttattacaataaccTAATTTTCCCTTTATCCTTACCGTTTAACTAAGATCCTAATGGGATCTGTCATAAACTTGGAAGTCATTTCCAATATTTCATGGGGCAAAGTAGCAGATATGAGTACAACTTGTGTTGCAGGCGGCAGGTAACGGTAGACATCATAAATCTGCTCCTTGAAGCCCTTGTTCAGCATCTCATCAGCTTCATCAAGGACCAGCATCTTGATTGCTCTGGTACGGAGTACACGTCTTCTAATCATGTCTGTAAATAATCAGCATAACATAAGCTAGAAAAATGGTATCAGTATGTTTAAAATGGGGTTGATTATAGTTGATACatgtgttattttagaagttatttcCTTACCAAAAACTCTGCCAGGAGTTCCAGAAACCACATGCTGACCATAATCCAGCTTCCTAATGTCTTCACCAAGATTGGTGCCTCCAATGCAAGCATGGCACTGGACATTCATGAAATCTCCCAAAGCCAGGATAACCTTTTGAATCTGTGTAGCCAACTCGCGAGTTGGCGATAACACCAAAACCTGCGTCTCACGAAGAGTCGTGTCCAACGACTGCAGGATGGAAATGGAAAATGTGGCGGTTTTACCCGTGCCTGACTGAGCCTGAGCAATCACATCTCTGCCTTTTACAATCGGCTGAATACTTCTCTGTTGAATAGCGGAAGGCTTTTCGAATCCTGGAATTAGAAAGTTTGACTACATAATACAATTCACGATACAAATTGCAAGTTAATGCTTAAACTTGAATATATAAGGAGACATGGTTACCATAAGTATATATTCCTCTCAGCAATTCATCCCGAAGGCCCATGGAGTCAAATGTAGGAATAACTTCCACATCTTCGCTTGTGTCGAATTCAACATTTGATAAATCTTCAGATATGATTTTTCGATTGTATGAAGCCTCTGACGCCGTCATTTTGAGAAGACGTTAACGTGATTAATAAGAAAAGCCTCGTTTACGTTCTCTTGTACACGTTTAGTTTAGGAAATTCAACCAGAAATGTGAGAAAAATGCACTTCAAACAGCGTACAGTCGTCACATTTGTTTCAACAATCAACATGGCGGCCGGCCCTACTATGAAATGTTGCCATTAAGCAGAAAACTGACGTCCGAGCGTTTTAAGCAGAAATTGGAACGGTTGGAACACATACTTaaatactgaaattataatcacaatatttaattaatgttataaTGATTTATCTGTCATAATATATGGTActaatg of the Cydia pomonella isolate Wapato2018A chromosome 19, ilCydPomo1, whole genome shotgun sequence genome contains:
- the LOC133528612 gene encoding eukaryotic initiation factor 4A-III; amino-acid sequence: MTASEASYNRKIISEDLSNVEFDTSEDVEVIPTFDSMGLRDELLRGIYTYGFEKPSAIQQRSIQPIVKGRDVIAQAQSGTGKTATFSISILQSLDTTLRETQVLVLSPTRELATQIQKVILALGDFMNVQCHACIGGTNLGEDIRKLDYGQHVVSGTPGRVFDMIRRRVLRTRAIKMLVLDEADEMLNKGFKEQIYDVYRYLPPATQVVLISATLPHEILEMTSKFMTDPIRILVKRDELTLEGIKQFFVAVEREEWKFDTLCDLYDTLTITQAVIFCNTKRKVDWLTQKMQEANFTVSSMHGDMPQKERDNIMKEFRSGQSRVLITTDVWARGIDVQQVSLVINYDLPNNRELYIHRIGRSGRFGRKGVAINFVKSDDIRILRDIEQYYSTQIDEMPMNVADLI